The Coprothermobacter sp. genome has a segment encoding these proteins:
- a CDS encoding peptide ABC transporter substrate-binding protein: MATRLVEVQQLKKWFPIKGGVFAKTVASVKAVDEVSFFIDQGETLSLVGESGSGKTTAGRTMLKLLQPTGGKIIYKGKDITHLTPNQMRPLRRNMQIMFQDPYGSLNPRMPVGDIIQEPLDVHGIGTRKERKQAVATMMETVGLRPEYEKRYPHEFSGGQRQRIGVARALIINPELLVLDEPISALDVSIQSQIINLLQELQQRLSLTYLFIAHDLAVVRHMSDRVAVMYLGKIVETADNDELFDHPLHPYTQALLSAVPVPDPEVKRERIILQGDVPSPVNPPSGCHFRTRCPYAMPICKEQEPLVIEAVPGHTVACHLLTQK, encoded by the coding sequence ATGGCAACCAGACTCGTAGAAGTCCAGCAACTCAAGAAGTGGTTCCCCATCAAGGGAGGAGTCTTCGCTAAGACCGTCGCTTCAGTCAAGGCAGTGGACGAGGTGAGTTTCTTCATCGATCAGGGCGAGACCCTGAGCTTGGTCGGAGAATCCGGATCGGGCAAGACGACCGCCGGACGCACCATGTTGAAGCTGTTGCAGCCCACCGGCGGGAAGATCATCTACAAAGGGAAGGACATCACCCACCTTACTCCGAACCAGATGCGGCCCCTTCGTCGGAACATGCAGATCATGTTCCAGGACCCGTATGGTTCACTCAACCCACGCATGCCTGTGGGCGACATCATTCAGGAACCTCTGGATGTGCATGGCATCGGCACCCGCAAGGAGCGAAAACAAGCTGTCGCCACTATGATGGAGACTGTGGGCTTGCGCCCCGAATACGAGAAGCGCTATCCTCATGAGTTCTCCGGTGGTCAGCGTCAGCGTATTGGGGTTGCCCGCGCGCTTATCATCAATCCAGAACTGCTGGTTCTGGATGAGCCGATCTCGGCCTTGGATGTGTCAATTCAGTCGCAGATCATCAACTTGCTCCAGGAGCTGCAGCAGAGGCTGAGCCTCACGTACCTCTTCATTGCTCACGACCTTGCTGTTGTGCGCCACATGTCTGACCGTGTGGCAGTCATGTATCTTGGCAAGATCGTAGAGACCGCCGACAACGACGAACTGTTCGACCACCCGCTTCACCCATATACGCAGGCGCTTCTCTCGGCAGTGCCGGTGCCTGACCCCGAAGTGAAGCGCGAACGCATCATTCTCCAAGGTGACGTCCCGTCACCGGTGAACCCTCCGTCCGGCTGCCACTTCCGCACGCGGTGTCCCTATGCGATGCCCATCTGCAAAGAGCAGGAGCCTCTGGTCATTGAGGCTGTTCCGGGGCATACAGTGGCTTGTCACCTACTGACTCAGAAGTAA
- a CDS encoding peptide ABC transporter ATP-binding protein: MDNREILVDIKNLRTFFYTEDGVVPAVDGIDLTIHRGEVVGLVGESGCGKSVTALSILRLIPNPPGKIIGGEIFFHGEDLLKKNEEEMRMIRGDKISMIFQEPMTSLNPVYTIGNQISEAITLHQKIDDAEAKKRTIEMLHLVGIPEPERRFSQYPHEMSGGMRQRVMIAMALSSNPDLLISDEATTALDVTIQAQILDLMRGLQKKLGMAILIITHNLAVVAEMAETISIAYAGKIVESASAREIFKSPRHPYTYGLLQSIPKFTEKKTNEPLPAIEGMVPSPYHMPKGCRFNPRCPFATEKCREEEPEILELTPGHLVRCFHPIES, from the coding sequence GTGGACAACCGAGAAATACTTGTCGACATCAAGAATCTACGCACGTTCTTCTACACGGAGGATGGTGTTGTTCCGGCCGTGGATGGTATTGACCTGACCATCCACCGGGGAGAGGTTGTAGGCCTGGTGGGCGAGTCTGGTTGCGGAAAATCCGTTACAGCTCTGTCGATCTTGCGCCTCATTCCTAATCCTCCCGGCAAGATTATCGGAGGCGAGATCTTCTTCCATGGGGAAGATCTTCTCAAGAAGAATGAAGAAGAGATGCGCATGATACGCGGTGACAAGATCTCCATGATCTTCCAGGAACCCATGACGTCGCTCAATCCCGTCTACACGATTGGTAATCAGATCAGTGAAGCTATTACCCTGCATCAGAAGATCGATGACGCCGAGGCGAAGAAGCGTACCATCGAGATGCTTCATCTGGTCGGCATTCCCGAGCCCGAACGGCGCTTCAGCCAGTACCCTCATGAGATGAGCGGCGGCATGCGTCAGAGGGTCATGATCGCCATGGCACTGTCCTCGAACCCTGACCTGCTGATCTCTGACGAAGCCACGACGGCACTTGATGTCACGATCCAGGCACAGATTCTGGACCTGATGCGCGGACTTCAGAAGAAGCTGGGTATGGCCATTCTTATCATCACCCACAACCTTGCAGTCGTCGCGGAAATGGCAGAGACCATCTCCATTGCCTATGCCGGCAAGATTGTCGAGAGCGCGTCTGCTAGAGAGATCTTCAAGTCTCCGCGTCATCCGTACACGTACGGCCTGCTGCAGTCCATACCGAAATTCACGGAGAAGAAGACCAACGAACCGTTGCCCGCCATCGAGGGCATGGTGCCCTCCCCATACCATATGCCCAAGGGTTGCCGTTTCAACCCGCGCTGCCCATTCGCCACGGAGAAGTGCAGAGAGGAAGAGCCGGAGATTCTTGAGCTTACTCCCGGTCATCTCGTGCGCTGCTTCCATCCCATCGAGTCGTAG
- a CDS encoding peptide ABC transporter permease — protein sequence MTEKAIEAKKKGQSKSSDDYTYVGMVLHRLTRHKLAMVGAFMLIVMLLFVFVGPLVWRADPNEQIEGLEGMFNVPSRAHPLGTDDYGRDVLARMFFGGRISLFIGFVSALTAALVGALVGLVAGYYGGWADDVLMRFTDAMLSIPTFPLLIALASVMGKGIGQIILVIVVFGWMVDARLVRGLVLSLKEQEYIEAAHAIGASANRIMWRHLFPNTLAVLIVSTTIGIGGAIIYEASISFLGFGVQAPFASWGNMLQNAQQFIWNSPRLIIYPGLAIFMTVLGFNFFGDGLRDAIDPKLKL from the coding sequence ATGACTGAGAAGGCTATAGAAGCAAAGAAGAAAGGACAGAGCAAGTCGTCTGACGACTACACGTACGTTGGCATGGTACTCCACCGCCTGACACGCCACAAGCTGGCCATGGTCGGCGCATTCATGCTGATCGTGATGCTGTTGTTCGTGTTCGTGGGGCCGCTGGTGTGGCGTGCTGATCCCAACGAGCAGATCGAGGGTCTCGAAGGCATGTTCAACGTGCCATCGCGTGCCCATCCGCTGGGCACTGATGACTATGGCCGCGATGTGCTGGCTCGCATGTTTTTCGGAGGGCGCATCTCGCTGTTCATCGGCTTCGTTTCTGCGCTCACCGCGGCACTCGTCGGAGCCCTTGTTGGGCTTGTTGCGGGCTACTATGGTGGATGGGCGGACGACGTCCTTATGAGGTTCACCGACGCGATGCTGTCGATCCCGACGTTCCCGCTGCTCATTGCACTGGCGAGTGTCATGGGGAAGGGCATCGGGCAAATCATCCTGGTCATCGTCGTCTTTGGCTGGATGGTAGATGCACGGCTCGTGCGCGGTCTCGTTCTCTCGCTCAAGGAGCAGGAGTACATTGAGGCGGCCCATGCGATTGGCGCCAGCGCCAACAGGATCATGTGGCGGCACCTGTTTCCCAATACACTGGCAGTCCTCATCGTATCCACGACAATCGGAATCGGCGGGGCCATCATCTATGAAGCCTCCATCAGCTTCCTGGGATTTGGTGTTCAGGCGCCCTTTGCGAGTTGGGGAAACATGCTGCAGAACGCTCAGCAATTCATCTGGAATTCGCCCCGACTGATCATCTACCCCGGTCTGGCTATCTTCATGACTGTTCTTGGATTCAACTTCTTCGGAGATGGACTTCGCGATGCCATCGATCCGAAACTGAAACTGTAG
- a CDS encoding diguanylate cyclase: protein MRDYIIRRVLGMIPLILIVMIVSFGIFSLVPNPFAALIENPRIKKSDIQRLIKAWGFDLPWYLRFFKWFSGVVRGDWGPSLLYPGSLARDIIARALPVTVRVMGITFLVSLAIALPIGIMSAVKQYSMTDYIVTVISFLGMSMPTFWFGLLMMMLFSVVLKRPNGMPLLPAGGIITPGLEEAPFWAKLGDRAQYLLMPVFVLAFSSVGGWARYMRSSMLEVIRQDYIRTARAKGAPEHSVINKHALRNAMIPIVTLVALSLPGIVGGAAITETIFNIPGMGRLIIAAEIKSDYPTAMIGLMLISILVIVFNLVADIVYAWVDPRIKYS, encoded by the coding sequence TTGGCATCTTTTCCCTCGTGCCAAACCCATTCGCGGCTCTGATCGAGAACCCGCGAATCAAGAAGTCCGACATCCAGCGTCTCATCAAAGCCTGGGGGTTCGACCTTCCGTGGTACCTGAGGTTCTTCAAGTGGTTCAGCGGCGTCGTCCGCGGGGACTGGGGCCCCTCTCTCCTGTACCCTGGCTCCCTGGCACGTGACATCATCGCCAGAGCGTTACCCGTGACCGTGCGGGTCATGGGGATCACATTCCTGGTGTCTCTTGCCATTGCTCTTCCAATCGGCATCATGTCTGCTGTCAAGCAGTACTCCATGACGGACTACATCGTCACAGTCATCAGCTTCCTGGGCATGTCCATGCCGACGTTCTGGTTTGGACTGCTGATGATGATGCTGTTCAGCGTCGTCCTGAAACGACCGAACGGGATGCCCCTGCTGCCTGCGGGCGGGATCATCACGCCGGGACTGGAAGAGGCTCCATTCTGGGCAAAGCTTGGGGACCGGGCGCAGTATCTCTTGATGCCCGTCTTTGTTCTGGCGTTCTCTTCGGTGGGTGGCTGGGCGCGCTATATGCGGTCCTCCATGCTCGAGGTCATCCGTCAGGACTACATCAGGACCGCCCGTGCCAAGGGTGCGCCTGAGCATTCAGTGATCAACAAGCATGCGCTGCGCAACGCCATGATCCCCATTGTGACACTGGTTGCCCTGTCACTTCCGGGCATTGTCGGTGGAGCCGCCATCACCGAGACCATCTTCAATATCCCAGGGATGGGAAGGCTCATCATTGCAGCAGAAATCAAGAGCGACTATCCTACGGCCATGATTGGCCTTATGCTCATCAGCATCCTTGTCATCGTCTTCAACCTGGTGGCAGATATCGTGTATGCGTGGGTAGATCCACGCATCAAGTACAGCTAG